A region from the Poecilia reticulata strain Guanapo linkage group LG12, Guppy_female_1.0+MT, whole genome shotgun sequence genome encodes:
- the musk gene encoding muscle, skeletal receptor tyrosine-protein kinase — protein MKTLEQIFAFHMILVASAYSTQRAPHIITVLETVDVLPDHNATFICEVESSPSASITWTKNNQPIMYYDNRYLTKEQGQMLTIPHVKESDNGEYCCIASNGIGEAAKSCGALQLKMKPQIKRQPTNVTLLVESKAVLPCVTLGNPKPHVTWLKDDELIKISDRVTILDYGALKIHRIQTEDAGMYRCVARNSIGLAFSKPVTIEVQTPARLLRFPKEKRADYGSQITLECNATGNPIPTITWLENGNTVSGASVEETLVGNVILSILKVTATKSALYTCVASNRHSGGANNVKKSARVTVTGDVEKIVFIAIKLPSNKVPHQHRLSVDVVPELMNSNNHCRNPGGISDKPWCYTSDPNIRWEYCAVPQCGEIITAPVKKPELTAPDQIPXPPPTSTSSSPAYSMSVIVIVLTSMATAVFLTIIILGCHRRRKQWRNRKRREIGTPTLSALPSELLLDRLHPNPMYQRVPLLLNSKLLALEYPRNNIQYVRDIGEGAFGRVFHCRAPGLLPTEPFTMVAVKMLKEEASADMQNDFQREAALMAEFDHPNIVRLLGVCAVGKPMCLLFEYMAQG, from the exons CACCTCATATCATCACTGTACTAGAAACAGTGGATGTTCTTCCTGATCATAATGCCACCTTCATCTGTGAGGTGGAGTCAAGTCCCAGTGCTTCTATTACATGGACCAAAAATAATCARCCAATCAT GTACTATGACAACCGATACCTTACCAAGGAGCAGGGCCAGATGTTGACCATCCCTCATGTGAAAGAGTCCGACAACGGAGAGTACTGCTGCATTGCCAGCAACGGCATCGGAGAAGCCGCAAAGAGCTGCGGAGCTCTCCAGCTGAAGATGA AGCCCCAGATCAAGCGTCAACCTACCAACGTAACTTTACTGGTAGAATCTAAAGCAGTGCTGCCCTGTGTTACCCTTGGGAATCCCAAACCACATGTCACCTGGCTCAAGGATGATGAGCTCATCAAG ATCAGCGACCGGGTCACCATTCTTGATTATGGGGCATTAAAAATTCATAGGATCCAGACGGAGGATGCTGGSATGTACCGCTGTGTGGCAAGGAACAGCATTGGTTTGGCCTTTTCAAAGCCTGTCACCATTGAAGTACAAA CTCCAGCACGACTCCTGCGATTTCCAAAAGAGAAGAGAGCAGATTATGGTAGCCAGATAACCCTGGAGTGCAACGCCACTGGAAATCCTATTCCCACCATCACCTGGCTGGAAAATGGGAATACT GTGTCCGGTGCCTCTGTGGAGGAGACTCTGGTGGGAAATGTAATCCTCTCCATCCTTAAAGTAACGGCGACAAAGTCAGCATTATACACGTGTGTGGCCTCCAACAGACACAGCGGTGGAGCgaacaatgtgaaaaaaagtgcCAGAGTCACTGTTACAGGTGATGTAGAGAAAATAGTTTTCATTGCCATCAAACTcccatcaaataaa gTTCCCCACCAGCACCGCCTATCGGTGGATGTCGTTCCAGAGCTGATGAATTCTAACAACCACTGTAGGAATCCTGGAGGAATCAGTGACAAGCCTTGGTGTTACACCTCAGATCCCAATATACGCTGGGAATACTGCGCAGTGCCTCAGTGTGGGGAAATAATCACAGCACCAG TGAAGAAGCCAGAGCTGACAGCGCCCGACCAGATTCCTCRTCCCCCTCCCACCTCGACGTCATCATCGCCAGCCTACTCCATGTCTGTCATCGTCATTGTCCTGACCTCAATGGCAACCGCGGTCTTCCTCACAATCATCATCCTTGGCTGTCATAGGAGGAGAAAGCAGTGGAGGAACAGAAAGAG AAGAGAGATTGGGACGCCAACACTGAGCGCTCTTCCATCTGAGCTCTTGCTGGATCGACTTCATCCCAATCCCATGTACCAGAGGGTTCCTTTGCTGCTGAACTCAAAGCTGCTGGCCCTCGAGTATCCCCGCAACAATATCCAATATGTCAGGGACATCGGGGAGGGCGCGTTTGGACGTGTTTTTCA TTGCAGAGCGCCGGGCCTCCTGCCCACAGAGCCTTTCACAATGGTGGCTGTGAAGATGCTGAAAGAGGAAGCCTCAGCCGACATGCAGAACGACTTCCAGAGGGAGGCGGCGCTCATGGCCGAATTCGACCATCCAAACATCGTTCGACTCTTGG GTGTCTGTGCTGTGGGTAAGCCCATGTGTCTGCTGTTTGAATATATGGCCCAAGGG